The following coding sequences lie in one Streptomyces sp. NBC_00510 genomic window:
- a CDS encoding aminotransferase class V-fold PLP-dependent enzyme: MDIAGEFALDAGITYLNTASSGIGPLRSVEALRTAVAAWSDGTDDWVRDERVLDAARAAYARLTGVAADRVAVGSSVTTHVGMIAAALPAGAEVVLADGDFSSLVNPFASRADVVMRTVPLEGVADAVRPTTDLVAVSAVQSADGRVADLAAVREAASRHGARVLVDATQAVGWLPLCADGLDFVVCGGYKWLLAPRGVSFLTVREGAEDGLSSHFAGWYAAEDPWGDCYGPVAHLARSARRFDVMPPLLPYLAGAASLGLVEELGVEAIGAHDVALAERFRAGLLRLGHKPVPSGAQASAIVAVPGLGDAAERLAAAGIRVSARAGNLRAAFHLYNTEADVDRLLRVLAG; this comes from the coding sequence ATGGACATCGCCGGGGAATTCGCGCTGGACGCCGGGATCACCTACCTCAACACCGCCTCCTCGGGCATCGGCCCGCTCCGCTCCGTCGAGGCGCTGCGCACCGCCGTGGCCGCCTGGTCCGACGGCACCGACGACTGGGTGCGCGACGAGCGCGTCCTGGACGCCGCCCGCGCCGCCTACGCCCGCCTCACCGGGGTCGCCGCCGACCGCGTCGCGGTCGGCTCCTCCGTCACCACGCACGTCGGCATGATCGCCGCGGCCCTCCCCGCCGGGGCCGAAGTCGTGCTGGCCGACGGCGACTTCAGCTCGCTGGTCAACCCCTTCGCCTCCCGCGCCGACGTCGTGATGCGCACCGTGCCCCTGGAGGGCGTCGCCGACGCCGTACGTCCCACCACCGACCTCGTCGCGGTCAGCGCGGTGCAGTCCGCGGACGGCCGGGTCGCCGACCTCGCGGCGGTCCGCGAGGCCGCGTCGCGGCACGGGGCGCGCGTGCTCGTCGACGCCACCCAGGCGGTCGGCTGGCTCCCGCTGTGCGCGGACGGCCTCGACTTCGTCGTGTGCGGCGGCTACAAGTGGCTGCTCGCCCCGCGCGGGGTGTCCTTCCTGACCGTGCGGGAGGGCGCCGAGGACGGGCTGTCGTCGCACTTCGCCGGCTGGTACGCGGCCGAGGACCCCTGGGGCGACTGCTACGGGCCGGTCGCGCACCTCGCGCGTTCCGCCCGGCGGTTCGACGTGATGCCGCCGCTGCTGCCGTACCTGGCCGGGGCGGCCTCGCTGGGGCTCGTCGAGGAGCTGGGCGTCGAGGCCATCGGCGCCCACGACGTCGCGCTGGCCGAGCGCTTCCGGGCGGGCCTGCTGCGGCTCGGCCACAAGCCGGTGCCCTCCGGCGCGCAGGCCTCGGCGATCGTGGCCGTCCCGGGCCTGGGCGACGCGGCGGAACGGCTGGCCGCCGCCGGCATCCGCGTCTCGGCCCGCGCGGGGAACCTGCGGGCGGCCTTCCACCTGTACAACACCGAGGCGGACGTGGACCGGCTGCTCCGGGTGCTCGCGGGCTAG
- a CDS encoding MOSC domain-containing protein, with translation MKLLSVNVGRPRPNPWKTSGTTGIDKLPVPGPVAVTAPGPKGTGAVGLAGDRVYDVAHHGGTDQAVYAYAREDLDTWERELDLPLRNGMFGENLTTSGLDVNQALIGERWRIGGPGGAVLEVSCPRIPCATFQGWLEQGGWIKTFTRAALPGAYLRVAEPGEVRAGDRVEVVHRPDHEVTVALTFRAVTLEPALLPRLLAADALPQDVRAAARGRTGAH, from the coding sequence ATGAAGCTGCTCTCGGTGAACGTGGGCCGGCCCCGTCCGAACCCGTGGAAGACCAGCGGGACGACCGGCATCGACAAGCTCCCGGTGCCGGGTCCGGTGGCGGTGACCGCACCGGGCCCCAAGGGCACCGGCGCGGTCGGCCTCGCCGGCGACCGGGTGTACGACGTGGCGCACCACGGCGGTACCGACCAGGCGGTCTACGCCTACGCACGCGAGGACCTCGACACCTGGGAACGCGAACTCGACCTGCCCCTGCGCAACGGCATGTTCGGGGAGAACCTGACCACCTCGGGGCTGGACGTCAACCAGGCCCTGATCGGCGAACGCTGGCGGATCGGCGGGCCGGGCGGCGCCGTCCTGGAGGTGTCCTGCCCCCGGATCCCCTGCGCCACGTTCCAGGGCTGGCTGGAACAGGGCGGCTGGATCAAGACGTTCACCCGCGCCGCGCTGCCCGGTGCCTACCTCCGGGTCGCCGAACCCGGGGAGGTCCGGGCGGGCGACCGGGTCGAGGTCGTCCACCGCCCGGACCACGAGGTCACCGTCGCGCTGACCTTCCGCGCGGTCACCCTGGAGCCCGCGCTGCTCCCCCGGTTGCTGGCGGCGGACGCGCTCCCGCAGGACGTGCGCGCCGCGGCCCGCGGACGCACGGGGGCTCACTAG
- a CDS encoding SDR family oxidoreductase produces the protein MTTSLITGATAGIGAAFARRLAGDGHALVLVARDEQRLEECAQDLRRAYGVTVEVLPADLSADKGIGAVEARLRDRERPVDVLVNNAGFGNRGGFGDVPMTDELTMLKVHCEAVLRLTGAATGAMRERGRGFVINVASVAAFVPRGTYGASKAWVVSFTQGVARDLAGTGVRLLALCPGFVRTEFHQRAGMDTGGIPSWAWLDADKVVAAALRDLARGRSLSVPDPRYKVAVAAARLAPSGALGRVSSKAGRRFGPAYPRD, from the coding sequence ATGACGACTTCACTGATCACGGGAGCCACCGCGGGGATCGGCGCGGCGTTCGCGCGCCGGCTGGCGGGGGACGGTCACGCCCTCGTCCTGGTCGCCCGCGACGAGCAGCGGCTGGAGGAGTGCGCGCAGGACCTGCGGCGCGCGTACGGGGTGACCGTCGAGGTGCTGCCCGCCGACCTGTCGGCGGACAAGGGCATCGGGGCGGTCGAGGCACGGCTCCGCGACCGCGAACGCCCGGTCGACGTGCTGGTCAACAACGCGGGCTTCGGCAACCGGGGCGGCTTCGGCGACGTGCCGATGACCGACGAGCTGACCATGCTCAAGGTGCACTGCGAGGCGGTGCTGCGGCTGACCGGCGCCGCGACCGGCGCCATGCGGGAGCGCGGGCGCGGCTTCGTGATCAACGTGGCCTCGGTGGCGGCCTTCGTGCCGCGCGGCACGTACGGGGCCAGCAAGGCGTGGGTCGTCAGCTTCACCCAGGGCGTGGCCCGCGACCTGGCGGGCACCGGGGTGCGGCTGCTGGCGCTGTGCCCGGGCTTCGTCCGCACCGAGTTCCACCAGCGGGCCGGGATGGACACCGGCGGCATCCCCTCCTGGGCGTGGCTGGACGCCGACAAGGTGGTCGCCGCGGCCCTACGCGACCTGGCCCGCGGCCGCTCCCTCAGCGTCCCCGACCCCCGCTACAAGGTCGCGGTGGCGGCGGCCAGGCTGGCGCCGAGCGGGGCGCTCGGCCGCGTCTCGTCGAAGGCGGGGAGGCGCTTCGGTCCGGCCTACCCCCGCGACTGA
- the groL gene encoding chaperonin GroEL (60 kDa chaperone family; promotes refolding of misfolded polypeptides especially under stressful conditions; forms two stacked rings of heptamers to form a barrel-shaped 14mer; ends can be capped by GroES; misfolded proteins enter the barrel where they are refolded when GroES binds) gives MAKILKFDEDARRALERGVNKLADTVKVTIGPKGRNVVIDKKFGAPTITNDGVTIAREVELDDPYENLGAQLVKEVATKTNDIAGDGTTTATVLAQALVREGLRNVAAGASPAALKKGIDAAVKAVSDELLATARPIEGKDDVAAVAALSAQDKQVGELIAEAIDKVGKDGVITVEESNTFGLELDFTEGMAFDKGYLSPYFVTDQERQEAVLEDPYILITQGKISSIQDLLPLLEKILQAGASKPLLIIAEDVEGEALSTLVVNKIRGTFNAVAVKAPGFGDRRKAMLGDLATLTGGTVVAEEVGLKLDQVGLDVLGTARRVTVTKDDTTVVDGAGESSEITGRINQIKAEIASTDSDWDREKLQERLAKLAGGVCVIRVGAATEVELKEKKHRLEDAISATRAAVEEGIVSGGGSALVHAVKVLEDGLGKTGDEATGVAVVRRAAVEPLRWIAENAGLEGYVITSKVAELEKGHGFNAATGEYGDLVKSGVIDPVKVTRSALENAASIASLLLTTETLVVEKKEEEPAEAGHGHGHSH, from the coding sequence ATGGCCAAGATCCTGAAGTTCGACGAGGACGCCCGTCGCGCCCTCGAGCGTGGCGTCAACAAGCTCGCCGACACCGTGAAGGTGACCATCGGCCCCAAGGGCCGCAACGTCGTCATCGACAAGAAGTTCGGCGCCCCGACCATCACCAACGACGGCGTGACCATCGCCCGCGAGGTCGAGCTCGACGACCCGTACGAGAACCTCGGCGCGCAGCTGGTGAAGGAGGTGGCGACCAAGACCAACGACATCGCGGGTGACGGCACCACCACCGCCACCGTGCTCGCCCAGGCGCTGGTCCGCGAGGGTCTGCGCAACGTCGCCGCCGGCGCCTCCCCGGCCGCCCTGAAGAAGGGCATCGACGCCGCCGTCAAGGCCGTCTCGGACGAGCTGCTCGCGACCGCCCGCCCCATCGAGGGCAAGGACGACGTCGCCGCCGTCGCCGCGCTGTCCGCCCAGGACAAGCAGGTCGGCGAGCTGATCGCCGAGGCGATCGACAAGGTCGGCAAGGACGGTGTCATCACCGTCGAGGAGTCCAACACCTTCGGCCTGGAGCTGGACTTCACCGAGGGCATGGCCTTCGACAAGGGCTACCTGTCGCCGTACTTCGTGACGGACCAGGAGCGCCAGGAGGCCGTCCTGGAGGACCCGTACATCCTCATCACCCAGGGCAAGATCTCCTCCATCCAGGACCTGCTCCCGCTGCTGGAGAAGATCCTGCAGGCCGGTGCCTCCAAGCCGCTGCTGATCATCGCCGAGGACGTCGAGGGCGAGGCCCTGTCGACCCTGGTGGTCAACAAGATCCGCGGCACCTTCAACGCGGTCGCGGTCAAGGCCCCCGGCTTCGGCGACCGCCGCAAGGCCATGCTCGGCGACCTCGCCACCCTCACCGGCGGCACCGTCGTCGCCGAGGAGGTCGGCCTCAAGCTCGACCAGGTCGGCCTGGACGTGCTCGGCACCGCCCGCCGCGTGACCGTCACCAAGGACGACACCACCGTCGTCGACGGCGCCGGCGAGTCCTCGGAGATCACCGGCCGGATCAACCAGATCAAGGCCGAGATCGCCTCGACCGACTCCGACTGGGACCGCGAGAAGCTCCAGGAGCGCCTCGCCAAGCTGGCCGGCGGCGTGTGCGTCATCCGCGTCGGCGCGGCCACCGAGGTCGAGCTCAAGGAGAAGAAGCACCGTCTGGAGGACGCCATCTCCGCGACCCGCGCCGCGGTCGAGGAGGGCATCGTCTCCGGTGGTGGCTCCGCGCTCGTCCACGCCGTCAAGGTGCTGGAGGACGGCCTCGGCAAGACCGGCGACGAGGCCACCGGTGTCGCGGTCGTCCGCCGCGCCGCGGTCGAGCCGCTGCGCTGGATCGCCGAGAACGCCGGCCTGGAGGGCTACGTCATCACCTCCAAGGTCGCCGAGCTGGAGAAGGGCCACGGCTTCAACGCCGCGACCGGCGAGTACGGCGACCTGGTGAAGTCCGGCGTCATCGACCCGGTCAAGGTCACCCGCTCCGCCCTGGAGAACGCCGCCTCCATCGCCTCCCTGCTCCTCACCACCGAGACCCTCGTGGTGGAGAAGAAGGAGGAGGAGCCCGCCGAGGCCGGTCACGGTCACGGCCACTCCCACTGA
- the groES gene encoding co-chaperone GroES produces MTTTSTKVAIKPLEDRIVVQPLDAEQTTASGLVIPDTAKEKPQEGVVLAVGPGRFEDGNRIPLDVKVGDIVLYSKYGGTEVKYSGEEYLVLSARDVLAIVEK; encoded by the coding sequence GTGACGACCACCAGCACCAAGGTTGCCATCAAGCCGCTCGAGGACCGCATCGTGGTCCAGCCGCTGGATGCCGAGCAGACCACCGCCTCCGGCCTGGTCATCCCGGACACCGCCAAGGAGAAGCCCCAGGAGGGCGTCGTCCTGGCCGTCGGCCCGGGTCGCTTCGAGGACGGCAACCGCATCCCGCTCGACGTCAAGGTCGGCGACATCGTGCTGTACAGCAAGTACGGCGGCACCGAGGTCAAGTACAGCGGCGAGGAGTACCTCGTCCTCTCGGCTCGCGACGTCCTCGCGATCGTCGAGAAGTAA
- a CDS encoding NUDIX hydrolase encodes MDGEAARTGSRKAYVDAEGGRWCEVHLDTYRLPSGAEVELHRVRVGGGRTGVVVLARRGEDVLMVRQWRPAVGRWAWELPRGFGEADPAADALRELAEETGLVGSAATVVAVLDVDSGLLESQVAVVEVAVAGDAVAGPGAAGDGEVAEARWWGPDDIAGAVRSGELRDGFTLAALGAWSAVRR; translated from the coding sequence ATGGACGGCGAGGCGGCCCGTACCGGGAGCCGCAAGGCGTACGTCGACGCCGAGGGCGGGCGGTGGTGCGAGGTCCACCTCGACACCTACCGGCTGCCGTCCGGGGCGGAGGTCGAGCTGCACCGGGTCCGGGTCGGCGGCGGTCGCACAGGTGTCGTGGTCCTCGCCCGACGGGGTGAGGACGTGCTGATGGTCCGTCAGTGGCGGCCTGCGGTGGGACGCTGGGCCTGGGAGCTGCCGCGCGGCTTCGGCGAGGCCGACCCCGCCGCCGACGCGCTGCGCGAACTCGCCGAGGAGACCGGGCTGGTGGGCTCGGCGGCGACGGTGGTGGCGGTCCTGGACGTCGACTCCGGGCTGCTGGAGAGCCAGGTGGCCGTCGTGGAGGTGGCCGTCGCCGGGGACGCCGTGGCCGGGCCCGGTGCCGCCGGGGACGGCGAGGTCGCCGAGGCGCGCTGGTGGGGCCCCGACGACATCGCCGGGGCGGTCCGCTCGGGCGAGCTGCGCGACGGGTTCACCCTTGCCGCGCTCGGCGCGTGGAGCGCCGTCCGCCGGTGA
- a CDS encoding methyltransferase domain-containing protein, translated as MDGVDLDAFSALLTDEGQSLLTSLRDYDPAAELATATRLRRQHDAALVAAALTQARLRQRAAAKFGEDAYRMYFTPDGVEQSTRASVARHRAERFAALGVRRLADLCCGIGGDAVPLARAGVEVLAVDRSPLTCAVVRANAEALGLADLIEVRCADVTETATDGFDAVFADPARRGGRGRIFDPEAYSPPLSWAVAAARSAPLAAVKVAPGIPHEAVPEDAEAEWVSDHGDVKEAVLWFGTAPGARRATLLPSGATLPAAGLPDPQVRPVGRWLYEPDGAVIRAHMVADVAAQVGGGLIDGTIAYVTSDEPHTTPYATAYEITDVLPFNLKRLKALLREREVGVLTVKKRGSAVEPEEVRRRVKPQGPHAATVFLTRVAGAPSMLLGGPARG; from the coding sequence ATGGACGGCGTGGATCTTGACGCGTTCTCGGCTCTCCTGACCGACGAGGGGCAGTCGCTGCTGACCTCCCTGCGGGACTACGACCCCGCCGCCGAACTGGCGACCGCGACACGGCTGCGGCGGCAGCACGACGCCGCCCTGGTGGCGGCGGCGCTGACGCAGGCCCGGCTGCGGCAGCGGGCGGCGGCGAAGTTCGGGGAGGACGCGTACCGGATGTACTTCACGCCCGACGGGGTCGAGCAGTCGACGCGCGCCTCCGTCGCCCGGCACCGGGCGGAGCGGTTCGCCGCGCTCGGGGTGCGGCGGCTGGCGGACCTGTGCTGCGGGATCGGCGGGGACGCCGTCCCGCTGGCCCGCGCCGGAGTGGAGGTGCTGGCGGTCGACCGCTCCCCGCTGACCTGCGCGGTGGTGCGGGCGAACGCCGAGGCGCTGGGGCTGGCCGACCTGATCGAGGTGCGCTGCGCCGATGTGACGGAGACCGCCACGGACGGCTTCGACGCGGTGTTCGCCGACCCGGCCCGGCGCGGCGGACGGGGCAGGATCTTCGACCCCGAGGCGTACTCCCCGCCGCTGTCGTGGGCGGTGGCGGCGGCGCGGAGCGCGCCGCTGGCCGCCGTGAAGGTGGCGCCGGGGATCCCGCACGAGGCCGTGCCGGAGGACGCCGAGGCGGAATGGGTCTCCGACCACGGCGACGTGAAGGAGGCCGTGCTGTGGTTCGGCACCGCGCCGGGCGCCCGCCGCGCGACCCTCCTGCCGTCGGGTGCCACGCTGCCCGCGGCCGGGCTGCCCGACCCCCAGGTGCGCCCCGTGGGGCGCTGGCTGTACGAGCCGGACGGCGCGGTCATCAGGGCCCACATGGTGGCCGACGTGGCGGCGCAGGTCGGCGGCGGGCTGATCGACGGGACCATCGCGTACGTCACCTCGGACGAGCCGCACACGACGCCGTACGCGACCGCCTACGAGATCACCGACGTGCTGCCCTTCAACCTCAAGCGGCTCAAGGCCCTGCTGCGCGAACGCGAGGTCGGCGTGCTGACCGTCAAGAAGCGCGGCTCGGCCGTCGAGCCGGAGGAGGTGCGCCGCCGCGTCAAGCCGCAGGGCCCCCACGCGGCCACGGTCTTCCTCACCCGAGTCGCGGGCGCCCCGAGCATGCTGCTGGGCGGCCCGGCCCGCGGCTGA
- a CDS encoding HAD family hydrolase has translation MTDSGCAVLFDLDGVLLDSRRAMRRAILDVACAALGEPVDESRLPAGLDHLPHHELLARLGVTDEETVFGASWEDALALATWGASPFPGAVDVLRDLAASGTAIGVVTMQPASRVARLVPAELSAHFGVVVGWGDAAPKPSGEGILLALDRLGVPPGSACFVGDSPSDVAAAAAAGIPSIGAVWGYTGPALGSCDPTVLAGALTDVPGAARRLLRRT, from the coding sequence GTGACCGATTCCGGCTGTGCCGTCCTCTTCGATCTGGACGGCGTCCTCCTCGACAGCCGGCGGGCGATGCGACGGGCGATCCTCGACGTCGCCTGCGCCGCCCTGGGCGAGCCCGTCGACGAGAGCCGTCTGCCGGCCGGACTCGACCACCTTCCCCATCACGAACTCCTGGCGCGTCTCGGCGTGACCGACGAGGAGACCGTGTTCGGAGCCTCCTGGGAGGACGCGCTCGCCCTCGCCACGTGGGGTGCGTCGCCGTTCCCGGGCGCCGTCGACGTGCTGCGCGACCTCGCGGCCTCCGGTACGGCGATCGGGGTGGTGACCATGCAGCCCGCGAGCCGCGTGGCGCGGCTCGTCCCCGCGGAGCTGTCCGCGCACTTCGGCGTGGTGGTCGGATGGGGCGACGCGGCGCCCAAGCCCTCCGGGGAGGGGATCCTGCTCGCGCTCGACCGTCTCGGGGTGCCGCCCGGCAGCGCCTGCTTCGTGGGCGACAGCCCCTCCGACGTCGCCGCCGCGGCGGCCGCCGGGATCCCGTCGATCGGCGCGGTCTGGGGGTACACCGGCCCCGCGCTGGGCAGCTGCGACCCCACCGTCCTCGCCGGTGCCCTCACCGACGTGCCGGGCGCCGCGCGGCGCCTGCTGCGGCGGACGTAG
- the tsaD gene encoding tRNA (adenosine(37)-N6)-threonylcarbamoyltransferase complex transferase subunit TsaD, translating into MADEPLVLGIETSCDETGVGIVRGHTLLADAIASSVDEHARFGGVVPEVASRAHLGAMVPTIQRALKEAGVAASDLDGIAVTAGPGLAGALLVGVSAAKAYAYALGKPLYGVNHLASHICVDQLEHGPLPEPTMALLVSGGHSSLLLAPDITGDVRPLGSTIDDAAGEAFDKVARVLGLGFPGGPAIDRAAREGDPGAIRFPRGLTGSRDPLYDFSFSGLKTAVARWIESKRREGVEVPVADVSASFQEAVVDVLTRKAIRACKDNGVDHLMIGGGVAANSRLRSLAQERCEDAGIVLRVPRPKLCTDNGAMVAALGAEMVARGRPSSTWDLPADSSLQVTDVSVPGHTHDHDHDHLHELSKDNLYS; encoded by the coding sequence ATGGCTGACGAGCCCCTTGTCCTCGGCATCGAGACGTCCTGCGACGAGACCGGTGTCGGCATCGTGCGCGGGCACACCCTGCTGGCCGACGCGATCGCGTCCAGCGTGGACGAGCACGCCCGTTTCGGCGGCGTCGTCCCCGAGGTCGCCAGCCGCGCGCACCTGGGGGCGATGGTCCCCACGATCCAGCGCGCGCTGAAGGAGGCCGGCGTCGCCGCCTCCGACCTCGACGGGATCGCCGTCACCGCCGGCCCCGGGCTCGCGGGCGCGCTGCTGGTCGGCGTGTCGGCGGCCAAGGCGTACGCCTACGCGCTCGGCAAGCCCCTGTACGGGGTCAACCACCTGGCCTCCCACATCTGCGTGGACCAGCTGGAGCACGGGCCGCTGCCCGAGCCGACGATGGCGCTGCTGGTGTCGGGTGGCCACTCGTCGCTGCTGCTGGCCCCCGACATCACCGGCGACGTGCGCCCGCTGGGCTCCACCATCGACGACGCGGCAGGCGAGGCCTTCGACAAGGTCGCCCGCGTGCTGGGCCTCGGCTTCCCCGGCGGCCCGGCCATCGACCGCGCGGCCCGCGAGGGCGACCCGGGCGCGATCCGCTTCCCCCGCGGCCTGACCGGCTCCCGCGACCCGCTCTACGACTTCTCCTTCTCCGGCCTGAAGACGGCCGTGGCCCGGTGGATCGAGTCCAAGCGCCGGGAGGGCGTGGAGGTGCCGGTCGCGGACGTGTCCGCGTCCTTCCAGGAGGCCGTCGTCGACGTCCTCACCCGCAAGGCGATCCGGGCCTGCAAGGACAACGGCGTCGACCACCTGATGATCGGCGGCGGCGTCGCGGCCAACAGCCGGCTGCGCTCGCTGGCGCAGGAGCGCTGCGAGGACGCGGGCATCGTCCTGCGCGTGCCGCGCCCCAAGCTGTGCACCGACAACGGCGCCATGGTCGCGGCCCTCGGCGCGGAGATGGTGGCCCGCGGCCGGCCGTCCTCCACGTGGGACCTGCCGGCGGACTCCTCGCTGCAGGTGACGGACGTGTCCGTGCCCGGCCACACGCACGACCACGACCACGACCATCTCCACGAGCTCAGCAAGGACAACCTCTACTCGTGA
- the rimI gene encoding ribosomal protein S18-alanine N-acetyltransferase — protein MREMRWWDLDPVMELEHRLFPDDAWSRGMFWSELADARHPSATRYYVVAEDEAGRIIGYGGLAAVGGTGDVQTIGVAPEQWGTGLGALLLGELLRQATAFECHEVLLEVRVDNVRAQRLYARFGFEPIGFRRGYYQPGNVDALVMRLGELPASPDVPGLQGTETTHG, from the coding sequence ATGCGCGAGATGCGCTGGTGGGACCTGGACCCGGTGATGGAGCTGGAGCACCGGCTCTTCCCTGACGACGCGTGGTCGCGCGGCATGTTCTGGTCCGAACTGGCCGACGCGCGGCACCCGTCGGCGACCCGGTACTACGTCGTGGCCGAGGACGAGGCCGGGCGGATCATCGGCTACGGGGGCCTGGCCGCCGTCGGCGGCACCGGGGACGTGCAGACCATCGGCGTCGCCCCCGAGCAGTGGGGCACCGGCCTCGGCGCGCTGCTGCTCGGGGAACTGCTGCGCCAGGCCACCGCCTTCGAGTGCCACGAGGTGCTGCTGGAGGTGCGGGTCGACAACGTCCGCGCCCAGCGGCTGTACGCGCGCTTCGGCTTCGAGCCGATCGGCTTCCGCCGCGGCTACTACCAGCCGGGCAACGTCGACGCGCTCGTGATGAGGCTCGGCGAGCTGCCGGCATCCCCTGACGTACCGGGACTACAAGGAACAGAGACCACCCATGGCTGA
- the tsaB gene encoding tRNA (adenosine(37)-N6)-threonylcarbamoyltransferase complex dimerization subunit type 1 TsaB: MLLLAFDTATPAVTVALHDGRRVLAESTEIDARRHGELLMPAVDRVLREAGTGLGDVTGIVVGVGPGPYTGLRVGLVTAVSFSDVLGVPVHGICTLDGLAYAAGIEGPFVVATDARRKEVYWARYEGPRARVTDPAVDRPGDIAGEVAGVPAVGAGAALYPEAFTDVRPPADQSAAALAALAAVKLADGEDFLPALPLYLRRPDAQVPAGYKAVLPK; the protein is encoded by the coding sequence GTGCTGCTGCTTGCCTTCGATACCGCAACCCCCGCCGTGACGGTCGCCCTGCACGACGGCCGGCGCGTGCTCGCCGAGTCGACGGAGATCGACGCGAGACGGCACGGGGAGCTGCTGATGCCCGCCGTGGACCGTGTGCTGCGGGAGGCGGGGACCGGACTGGGCGACGTGACCGGGATCGTGGTCGGCGTCGGCCCCGGTCCGTACACGGGGCTGCGCGTCGGGCTGGTGACCGCGGTCTCCTTCTCCGACGTGCTCGGCGTCCCCGTCCACGGGATCTGCACCCTCGACGGGCTGGCCTACGCCGCCGGGATCGAGGGGCCGTTCGTCGTGGCGACGGACGCCCGCCGCAAGGAGGTCTACTGGGCCCGGTACGAGGGCCCGCGGGCCCGGGTGACCGACCCGGCCGTGGACCGGCCCGGCGACATCGCGGGCGAGGTCGCCGGGGTGCCCGCGGTCGGCGCGGGCGCCGCCCTCTACCCCGAGGCCTTCACCGACGTCCGCCCGCCCGCCGACCAGTCCGCCGCCGCGCTGGCCGCGCTCGCCGCCGTGAAGCTGGCGGACGGCGAGGACTTCCTCCCCGCGCTGCCGCTCTACCTGCGCCGCCCGGACGCCCAGGTGCCGGCCGGCTACAAGGCGGTCCTGCCGAAGTGA
- the tsaE gene encoding tRNA (adenosine(37)-N6)-threonylcarbamoyltransferase complex ATPase subunit type 1 TsaE: MGMEAIGMEAIRVTVKTPDQMRELGRRLAPLLRAGDLVVLSGDLGAGKTTLTRGLGEGLGVRGAVTSPTFVIARVHPSLGGGPALVHVDAYRLTGGLDEMEDLDLDVSLPESVVVVEWGEGKVEELSDDRLQLVIHRAVGEVAANGQEDHDVREVVVTGVGGRWAGEDLAGLGV, translated from the coding sequence ATGGGCATGGAAGCCATCGGCATGGAAGCGATCCGGGTCACCGTCAAGACCCCCGACCAGATGCGCGAGCTGGGGCGCCGTCTCGCGCCGCTGCTGCGCGCCGGCGACCTCGTCGTCCTCAGCGGTGACCTGGGAGCGGGCAAGACCACGCTGACCCGTGGCCTCGGCGAGGGCTTGGGCGTCCGGGGCGCGGTGACGTCGCCGACCTTCGTGATCGCGCGGGTGCACCCCTCGCTGGGCGGCGGCCCCGCCCTGGTGCACGTGGACGCGTACCGGCTGACCGGCGGCCTCGACGAGATGGAGGACCTGGACCTCGACGTCTCGCTGCCGGAGTCGGTGGTCGTGGTCGAGTGGGGCGAGGGCAAGGTCGAGGAGCTCTCCGACGACCGGCTGCAGCTGGTGATCCACCGCGCGGTGGGCGAGGTCGCCGCGAACGGGCAGGAGGACCACGACGTGCGCGAGGTCGTCGTCACCGGGGTCGGCGGGCGCTGGGCCGGTGAGGACCTGGCGGGGCTCGGCGTCTGA